A window of the Paraburkholderia sp. ZP32-5 genome harbors these coding sequences:
- a CDS encoding NAD(P)/FAD-dependent oxidoreductase, with translation MSEVAVLGAGFVGLSSAYWLMRDGHRVTLFDALGPGEATSYGNAGTFANYGCIPVNNPDVFRNLPRFLFSPTSPLRIRWRYLPQLAPWLARFLCASMPSRYEHSARSLASLLSRAFDGYREMLATDDLSRFVRPRECLYLYSNEASFDAAQPSLALRRSLGVRFEHFDRAGIAALEPNFAPIFAHGTLFNDSWFLSDPRGFLQALHAALLTRGLRHERIAVRSLEPSSASVRIVDEAGSTYDAEKAIVCTGAFSGRFARQCGDRVPLDTERGYHVRFPDTSALISRPCGWAERGFYMVPMDGGIRAAGTVELGGYGTQRNAALLDLITRSAQRALPQLPQPDSQWLGFRPSLPDGLPVVGASSASPRVVYAFGHQHLGVTLGGVTGSVVADLVAGRVPPVDLAPYSPRRF, from the coding sequence ATGAGCGAAGTCGCCGTTCTCGGCGCGGGCTTCGTCGGCCTGTCGAGCGCCTACTGGCTGATGCGCGACGGCCATCGCGTCACGCTGTTCGACGCGCTCGGTCCCGGCGAAGCGACGTCATACGGCAACGCCGGCACGTTCGCGAACTACGGCTGCATTCCGGTGAACAACCCGGACGTGTTCCGCAATCTGCCGCGCTTCCTGTTTTCGCCGACCAGCCCACTGCGGATTCGCTGGCGCTATCTGCCGCAGCTCGCGCCGTGGCTCGCGCGCTTTCTGTGCGCATCGATGCCGAGTCGCTACGAGCACAGCGCGCGGTCGCTCGCGAGCCTGCTGTCGCGGGCGTTCGACGGCTATCGCGAGATGCTCGCCACTGATGATCTGTCGCGCTTCGTGCGGCCACGCGAATGTCTGTACCTGTATTCGAACGAGGCGTCGTTCGACGCCGCGCAGCCATCGCTCGCGTTGCGCCGTTCGCTCGGCGTGCGCTTCGAGCACTTCGACCGCGCGGGTATCGCCGCGCTCGAACCGAATTTCGCGCCGATCTTCGCGCACGGCACGCTGTTCAACGACAGCTGGTTTCTGAGCGACCCACGCGGTTTTCTGCAGGCGCTGCACGCAGCGCTGCTCACGCGTGGTCTGAGGCACGAGCGCATTGCGGTTCGCTCGCTGGAGCCGAGCAGCGCGAGCGTGCGCATCGTCGACGAAGCTGGGAGCACGTACGACGCGGAAAAGGCGATCGTCTGCACCGGCGCGTTTTCGGGGCGCTTCGCGCGCCAATGCGGCGACCGCGTGCCGCTCGATACCGAGCGCGGCTATCACGTGCGTTTTCCGGACACGTCGGCGCTGATTTCGCGGCCGTGCGGCTGGGCCGAACGCGGCTTCTACATGGTGCCGATGGACGGCGGCATCCGCGCGGCGGGCACGGTCGAACTCGGCGGCTATGGCACACAGCGCAACGCGGCGCTGCTGGATCTGATCACGCGCTCCGCGCAACGCGCGCTGCCGCAATTGCCGCAACCGGACAGCCAATGGCTCGGGTTCCGGCCGAGCCTGCCCGACGGCCTGCCGGTCGTCGGAGCGTCGAGCGCGTCGCCGCGCGTCGTCTATGCATTCGGACATCAGCATCTGGGCGTCACGCTGGGCGGCGTGACGGGCAGCGTCGTCGCCGATCTGGTGGCGGGGCGCGTGCCGCCAGTCGATCTCGCGCCTTATAGCCCGCGTCGTTTTTAA
- a CDS encoding DUF3175 domain-containing protein: MATRKRSSKSKRPVSRGKSGRPPRQRHAQAHAAHRAKTAKSGGSHSGQKWSHYVMETSDAMDIQKDIFKTGTAESIAQSLKRSSSTSRRRKGTPFQSAMSMLNFYINRAGRNLPKERRDTLQRAKRELREAFGRGPR; this comes from the coding sequence ATGGCCACCCGTAAGCGCAGTAGCAAATCGAAGCGCCCGGTTTCGCGGGGCAAATCGGGACGGCCACCGCGTCAGCGTCATGCTCAGGCACACGCCGCTCATCGCGCGAAAACCGCGAAATCGGGCGGCTCGCACAGCGGGCAAAAATGGTCGCATTACGTGATGGAAACAAGCGACGCGATGGACATTCAGAAAGATATTTTCAAAACCGGCACCGCGGAATCGATCGCGCAATCGTTGAAGCGTTCGTCGAGCACGAGCCGCCGTCGTAAAGGCACGCCGTTTCAATCGGCGATGTCGATGTTGAATTTTTATATCAACCGCGCCGGCAGGAATCTGCCGAAGGAGCGTCGTGATACGCTGCAGCGGGCCAAGCGTGAGTTGCGGGAGGCGTTTGGGCGTGGGCCTCGGTGA
- a CDS encoding branched-chain amino acid ABC transporter substrate-binding protein produces the protein MKRRNLVVALALGVLCAHAPSYGAEPQIVKIGFVGPLTGPVARVGKDLQNGAQLAIDEANAKHPMIGGKPVKYVLDVQDDQADPRIAIQVAQKLVDDGVVGVIGHYNSGCSIPASAVYHSANVAMITPGSTNPALTAQGFTNVFRTMGHDGVGGVIAGEFAVQQLKAKRIGIIDDRTAFGQGLADAFEKGAKQANGNVVDREFTNDKAVDLRAILTSLKQKNVDLIFFGGLDEQGAMLVKQMRSLGMPAQLFGAGALKSNAFLQIAGNAGEGTRDLEPGPALDKLPSAQEFGKRYKARFNQDVELYAPFAYDAALAMIAAIQSADSLDRAKIVAAFPKVNVTGVTGKIAFDPHGDLIKPPYTLFEVQQGQWKSQRTVGGSGV, from the coding sequence ATGAAACGCAGAAATCTGGTTGTCGCACTCGCCCTTGGGGTCTTGTGCGCGCATGCGCCGTCGTACGGCGCCGAGCCGCAAATCGTCAAGATCGGTTTTGTCGGACCGCTGACCGGACCGGTCGCGCGGGTCGGCAAGGATCTGCAGAATGGTGCGCAGCTCGCGATCGACGAAGCCAACGCGAAGCATCCGATGATCGGCGGCAAACCCGTCAAGTACGTGCTCGACGTGCAGGACGATCAGGCCGACCCGCGCATCGCGATTCAGGTCGCGCAGAAGCTGGTCGACGACGGCGTGGTCGGCGTGATCGGCCATTACAACTCCGGCTGCAGCATTCCGGCCTCGGCCGTGTATCACAGCGCGAACGTCGCGATGATCACGCCGGGCTCGACCAATCCCGCTCTGACCGCGCAAGGTTTCACGAACGTGTTTCGCACGATGGGCCATGACGGCGTGGGCGGTGTGATCGCGGGCGAGTTCGCGGTGCAGCAGTTGAAGGCGAAGCGCATCGGCATCATCGACGATCGCACCGCGTTCGGCCAGGGTCTCGCGGATGCGTTCGAGAAAGGCGCGAAGCAGGCGAACGGTAATGTCGTCGATCGCGAATTCACCAACGACAAGGCCGTCGATCTGCGCGCGATCCTGACTTCGCTGAAGCAGAAGAACGTCGACCTGATTTTCTTCGGCGGGCTCGACGAACAGGGCGCGATGCTGGTCAAGCAGATGCGCTCGCTCGGCATGCCGGCGCAGCTGTTCGGCGCGGGCGCGTTAAAGAGCAATGCGTTCCTGCAGATCGCGGGCAACGCGGGCGAGGGCACGCGCGATCTCGAACCGGGGCCGGCGCTCGACAAGCTGCCCTCCGCGCAGGAGTTCGGCAAGCGCTACAAGGCGCGCTTCAACCAGGATGTCGAGCTGTACGCGCCGTTCGCGTATGACGCGGCGCTGGCGATGATCGCGGCGATCCAGAGCGCGGACTCGCTCGATCGCGCGAAGATCGTCGCGGCTTTCCCGAAGGTGAACGTGACGGGGGTGACGGGGAAGATCGCGTTCGACCCGCATGGGGATCTGATCAAGCCGCCTTATACGTTGTTCGAGGTGCAGCAGGGGCAGTGGAAGAGTCAGCGTACGGTGGGGGGGAGTGGGGTTTGA
- a CDS encoding aminotransferase-like domain-containing protein, translating to MKIATDHTNGEEILQTKGRQATYLEVSRSLEEKVRSGLYPPGSRLPPQRELASELGLNVSTVSRAYKELQARGLIVASKRRGSIVTGGAMPAVHTRNNGAPATGESGAQANANAVLDLTVNRPATGEFLTQLARTMAHIAHDPRYPETQEYQPPQGPDWARAAGAEWLAAPGFTPGAENVVVTSGAQHGLYAVLSSLMGHEGVILSDQLTYYGLKALAPVFQFELVGIPSDDEGLLPDRLEDACRRMRVKAIFTVPNLQNPTVVTMSLERRVALADIARRHHIAIIEDDVYGALLQARLPTIASLCPELTFHITSTSKILAPGLRIGYLCTPAHGAALAAEAVRTTAWMPAPLSTLIATRWIEDGTARTILDAQRDELRARQQIARELLPAEHLNSDPACMFVWLRVPPPWRSDDFAANALARGVNTMPASAFAVDRSTVEHGVRINLACAASREQLTRGLQILAHTLRDRPRALFGTI from the coding sequence GTGAAGATCGCAACTGACCACACAAATGGGGAAGAAATCCTCCAGACAAAGGGGCGGCAAGCGACCTATCTCGAAGTGTCACGCAGCCTCGAGGAAAAGGTCCGCAGCGGCCTCTATCCGCCGGGCAGCCGCCTGCCGCCGCAGCGCGAGCTTGCGTCGGAACTCGGCCTGAACGTGTCGACCGTGTCGCGCGCTTACAAGGAGTTGCAGGCGCGCGGGCTGATCGTCGCCAGTAAGCGGCGCGGCTCGATCGTCACCGGCGGTGCGATGCCGGCCGTGCATACGCGCAACAACGGTGCGCCGGCAACCGGTGAGTCCGGCGCGCAGGCCAATGCGAACGCGGTGCTCGACCTGACCGTCAACCGTCCCGCGACCGGCGAATTCCTGACGCAGCTCGCGCGCACGATGGCGCACATCGCGCACGATCCGCGTTATCCGGAGACCCAGGAATATCAGCCGCCGCAAGGGCCCGACTGGGCGCGCGCGGCGGGCGCCGAATGGCTCGCGGCGCCCGGCTTCACGCCCGGCGCGGAGAACGTGGTCGTCACCAGCGGCGCGCAGCATGGGCTCTATGCGGTGCTGAGCAGCCTGATGGGTCACGAAGGCGTGATTCTGTCCGACCAGTTGACCTACTACGGTTTGAAAGCGCTCGCGCCGGTGTTCCAGTTCGAACTGGTCGGCATTCCGAGCGACGACGAAGGACTGCTGCCCGATCGTCTCGAAGACGCGTGCCGGCGTATGCGCGTGAAGGCGATCTTCACGGTGCCGAATCTGCAGAATCCGACCGTCGTCACGATGAGCCTCGAGCGACGCGTAGCGCTTGCCGATATCGCGCGCCGGCATCACATCGCGATTATCGAAGACGACGTGTACGGCGCGCTGCTGCAAGCGCGGCTGCCGACGATCGCGAGCCTGTGTCCGGAGCTGACGTTTCACATTACGTCGACCTCGAAGATTCTCGCGCCGGGGCTGCGTATCGGCTATCTGTGCACGCCGGCGCATGGCGCGGCGCTCGCGGCCGAAGCGGTGCGCACGACCGCGTGGATGCCCGCGCCGCTGTCGACGCTGATCGCCACGCGCTGGATCGAGGACGGCACCGCGCGCACGATCCTCGACGCACAGCGCGACGAGTTGCGCGCGCGCCAGCAGATCGCGCGCGAACTGCTGCCCGCCGAGCATCTGAATAGCGATCCCGCCTGCATGTTCGTGTGGCTGCGCGTGCCGCCGCCGTGGCGCTCGGATGACTTCGCGGCCAATGCGCTCGCGCGCGGCGTCAATACGATGCCGGCGTCCGCGTTTGCCGTCGATCGTTCGACGGTCGAGCACGGCGTGCGCATCAACCTGGCCTGCGCGGCCTCGCGCGAGCAGTTGACGCGCGGTCTGCAGATTCTCGCGCACACGCTGCGCGATCGGCCGCGCGCGCTGTTCGGCACGATCTAG
- a CDS encoding PRC-barrel domain-containing protein has protein sequence MVNPTQTQGANIVGKGSATAEGPGPDVMAADTLDGNKVISSDGEDIGKVKDIMLDVRSGRIAYAVLSSGGFLGIGDKLLAIPWHALTLDTEQKCFVLNMTAERVKNAPGFDKDHWPSMADQTWATSVHQYYGSEPYWGDDVYRGRDDLGAGAIAPGSSDAPEAGGLKL, from the coding sequence ATGGTCAACCCGACCCAGACGCAAGGCGCGAACATCGTCGGCAAGGGCAGCGCAACCGCGGAAGGCCCCGGCCCGGATGTGATGGCCGCGGACACGCTCGACGGCAACAAGGTGATCAGCAGCGACGGCGAGGACATCGGCAAGGTCAAGGACATCATGCTCGACGTCCGCTCGGGCCGCATCGCTTATGCGGTGTTGTCGAGCGGCGGCTTCCTCGGCATCGGCGACAAACTGCTCGCCATTCCATGGCATGCGCTGACGCTGGATACGGAGCAGAAATGCTTCGTGCTGAATATGACGGCCGAGCGCGTGAAAAATGCTCCGGGCTTCGACAAGGATCACTGGCCGTCGATGGCGGATCAGACGTGGGCCACCTCCGTGCATCAGTACTACGGCAGCGAACCGTACTGGGGCGACGATGTGTATAGAGGCCGCGACGACCTCGGCGCCGGCGCGATTGCCCCAGGATCGTCGGATGCGCCCGAGGCCGGTGGCTTGAAGCTGTGA